CTTGCGGCAATCTTGGCAATCTGGGAGAATTCGCGTCTGGGTATCAATCGGGCCAATCGCGATTATCAGGAGCGGGCCGACGTGGATGAGGCCATCATCAATCAGCCGATTCTCGGGACGACACGCTATCGAATCGTGCGGCGGGTGATGGGGTTGCGTTCCAGTGGGCAAACGGCCGTCTTTGAGGCCATCGACCGCGAGACCGGGCAAATCGTTGCCCTCAAGCAATGGTTCTTTCGTCGGGCGGAAGATGCGGAGCGAGCGACGGCGTTTGTCCAGCAATCGCGGCAATTGCTGGGCGAATTCGGCGATCATTTGGTGAGGATTCGCGATGTGCTGGACCTGCCGCAGCATCCGACCTGGGTGATGGATTGGGTCGAAGGCCGGTCGTTGGCCGCGTGCCTGGCCCGAAGCGACCGCATCGGCGCGGGCGAGGTTCTGCGCATTGGGCGTGAGATCGCCCACGGCTTGGCCCAACTCCACGCCGCCGGGCAATGCCATGGCGATTTGCGACCGGAACATTGCTGGCTGTGCGATGCCGGAACTCCTTTTGCCAGAAGCGGATCGGTGCGATTGTTGGATTACGGCATGGGCGCATTCGCACCCCGCGACAGCACCGCCGACTCCGCTCCCGCCCCGCGACATTTCTATCGTGCCGCCGAATGCTGGTCGCCCGCATCTCCCAATGATTGGGAGGCGCATTCGATCGATTGCACGGGCCGAACTGCAAGCGGCCACGGCAGCCCCCAGGCCGACTGGTTCGCGCTGGGGGTGATTCTGTACCGAGCGTTCACGGGGCGATTCCCGTTCGAGGGGCGAACCCTGGCCGCGCTCGAGGCGGCGATTCGGCGTGGGCAGCCGATCCCGATTCGCCGATTTCGCCGGGATTTGCCGCATTCGGTCTGTCAACGGGTGCAGTCGCTGCTGTCGGTCGATCCGGATCGACGGGGAAAGAGTTCCATGCAGTTGGCCGCCGATTTGGAACGCGAGGCCGCACGGCTGCTGTCCGGCGAATCCGACCGTTACCGCTGGCGGACGGTTCTTTTCCCCATCGGTGTGATGGCGATTCTGCTGGGTGGACTGGCGGGATGGCAGTCGCGGAAGCTCCCTTCGGCGGTGTCGCAGGACGGGGCAGGGGCGGCGATCGCCACGCATTCGGAATCGGTCGCTCCTGAAATTCAGCATGTGAACGCTGCGCCGCAATTTTGGAATGGGCGGCATTCGCGGGTGGCGTTGCATCTCACGGCCGATGACCTGGAACATTGGGCCATGGAATGCGATGCGTCGGAATTTCGCGTGGTGGCGATTACGGGATGGAGTTGGGACGGCGAAGAACGCTTCTCGGCGGCGGCGGTCGCGAATCCGCAGCGGGTGAGCTGGTTGATTCGACATCGAGACAATGCCGACTTGCAAACGGTGAGTGGGTTGCGGACGCAGGGGTATCAACCGTTGGCGATTCGTTCGTATCGGCGGGAGAATCAGATTTGGCGTGCCGCGATTTGGACCAACGCGCTGCCTCGAGTGCCGGTGTTCTACTGTTCGGGCGAGGCGGTGCTGCGGCGGACGTGGGCAGATCTGCGCAAGCGGGGGCTGACGCCGATTCATCTCGGGGCCAGCGATTTGGGGCGAGCCGCGGTGCAATTTGATCTCACGGCAACGGCGGCGGCTGGAATCGAGGATTGGCATGTGGAGTGCGGTCTGACGAATATGCAGGCGCAAGAATGGCATCGGCAACATCTCCCGCCCCGAGCCGATGGCTGGCGGTTGCAGTCGATGGCGGCGTATCGTTCCACTGATGCAACTGCAGATGCCGAACCACGATACGCACTGTTGGCCCATCGGGAAATCGGCGGCGCATCCGCATCGGCGGCGGTCTGGGGATTCTCGCCCGCGGAATTCTTCGCGGAATGTCAGCAGCAGGATTCCGCCGGGTGGCAGTTGGCTGGGCTGACGTGCCATGCGGAAGCGGCGGGGTTGCGATTTTCGGCAATTTGGCATCGCGATTGAATCGCCCAAGTGTCCAGTCTCGGCAATTTGGCATTGCGATTGAGCTACCCAAGTGTCCCGTTGACCGAGTGAGAGTGGGCGGTGAGCGCATCCGGCCAGCCGACCTGCGAATTGCTACAGTAACGGTTCCCGAGATGCCCGGGCGAGCGACTCGACTGCCGATTGGGGGAGTTGGGCGTGACCCGCGCGGGCGGATGCAGAAGGAAACGTGCCGATGAGTCGTCGATTGATTAGTTCAGGGTCGCCGTTTGAAGCCGAAATCGGATATTCCCGCGCGGTGGTGGATGGCGATTGGGTGTTTGTGTCGGGCACCACGGGGTTCAACTACCAAACGATGACCATCTCGGAATCGTTGGTGGAACAGACCGAGCAGTGCCTCAAGAACATCGAAGCCGCGCTGCAACAGGCCGGATCGAGTTTGGCCGATGTGGTGCGAATCACCTACGTTCTGCCCGACGCCAGCGAATTCCAATCGATTTGGCCGGTGCTGAAGAAGTATCTGGGTGACGTCCGCCCCGCAGCGATGGTGATGTCGGCCGGGCTGTTGGATGCCAAGATGAAGATTGAAATCGAAGTGACCGCGCGAATTGGCTCCGGCTCCCGCAAGGTGAGCTAAGTCGTTTGCAGAGAATGGGTTGTGATTGTGACAATGTCCCGAGTTGGCGTGGAATTCTGCGGAATTCCGGCACCCACTCGGGACCGTTGTGTTGATCAGCGAGTCATCAGCGGGCGGAAGCGGTGATCGTGAGCGGTTCGCCCCCTTCTTTGACTTCGACGGAGATTCCCTTCGGTGAGGGAATGGCGAATCGGCTGGCCAATCGTGGGGCGCGGGTGGGGGCTTTACCCTGGGCGGGGCGTTCCTCGTCGTTATCCACCAGCGTGACCAGATGCGGCCCGATCACGGCTCCATCGCGGCCATCGTAGGTCCGCAGGGTAAACTTTCCCGTGGCATCGGTGGTGCCGAACGACGTTGGCCCTTCCGCCCCACGCAGGGAATCCGGCATGAGCTGCACGGTGATATTCCCTGCGGGTTTGCCATCGATCTGCACCACGCCTTGGGCTGGGACGAGTTTGTAGGGATCGCCGCAGCCGGTCATGCCAAGACTCAGCCCCATCAACAGGGTGAGCATTCCACCGTTCAGAATCCGTTGCGATAGCATGGAGCATCCTTGGGGAAATCGCCGAATCATCCCACAATTCCCATTGCGGATTATTCGGGGATCACTTGACCATCGGCACGTTGGCACATCAGGGCGAGCGTGGTTTGCGGGGTGCGATCGGTCAGGAATCGGACCGAACCATCGGAGAAGCAAACGTTTGCGCCGCCGGTGTGACCGCTGCCCAATGCGTTCAAGCGTTGATCTTGGAAGATGAACCATGCCCCTTGCGATCCAGGTGCGCCAGCGCCACCGGCTGCGAACGGGGTGCGGTAGTTGATGGGGGCGAATGCGCCGAACATGAGGTTGCCCAAGCCGGCATCACCACCTGCCGGATACCAGCGCGACCAGCCAGCGATCGTGGAACCGCTGTTGTAGCCGATGGCAGTGAACGAATCGAAATTCGGGTCGAAATGGTGCATTTCCCCGAACATGAGGGTGTTGCTGGTACCGTCGAGGATTTCGGTGATGCGCACGCGATTTCCGGCGGGAGCGCCCGTTGCCCTGCGTGCCGCGCTGCCGGTGGCCATGAAGACGCCGTCGTTGGTGGCCGAGGTGGCGAAGATGGGCCGCGAACCACCGTTGAGGCGATAGCTAGTGGCACCGTAAAATTCCGTCGGCGTCCCGGTCGAGGGGAACGGCAGCGGCTGGCCGGTTGCCACGCCCACATCGCTGGGGCAGATGTACGTCTTGACGACGGCTCCGGCTCGAATTCCAGCTGTTGCCGAGCGATTATTCAGCGGCACGGCGGCATCCATTGACGTAAACAGATTCTGTTGCTCGATATACGGCAACAGGAAGTAGAACGCCGAGTGCCCTTGGAATGCGCCAGACGGCGCGGGAATTCGGTCTTGCGTGTAGCCGGAAGGGAACGAACCTTCGGTGAGTTCGAAGTTGTGGGCTCCCAATCCGAGTTGTTTCAGATTGTTTTGGCAGGACATCCGAGCGGCGGCGTCTCGGACTTTTTGGACTGCCGGCAACAGCAAACCAATCAGGATTGCGATGATGGCAATCACAACCAACAGTTCGATCAGGGTAAACCCTGGGCGCATGCGCAGGCGCATGAACGTCTCCGAAATTAGCGAGTGAAACCAACGAGTGCGAGTATTGAGATTGTAAGAGATTCGATTGTGAAGGAACGATGAGGAATCGCGATTTTTGAAAAAAAGATCGGATCTGTGCTTGTTTTGGTGCGGATGTGCGATCTTTGTGTTTTCGAATGGTCTGTTGACGATTCGGCTTGCCATCTCCATGATAAGGGTGCTGCTTCTCTCCACGACCGACTGGTGATTCTCCACAGACTCGGCCTCGGCCACGTCCCGCAGGGACGAACGGTTTGCTGGCCTTCAAGGACTTTCCCGAATGATTTCACTTCGTTGGCTGCGGCGTGCGTTCGCCGCGATCGGACTGATTTTGATGGTGGTGAGCGTGTCTCGATCGGCAGATCCCATGCCAATTCTGCCCAGCGATCGTGTCACGGTGCAACGGGGGGAAATTCCGATTATCCTCACCGCCCCGCACGGGGGAACGCTGGAATTGCCGAATGTCCCGGAACGCAAAGGCATTGGTCTGGAGAAGGGGGCCAAGGGATTTTTCACCGGGCGGGATACCGGAACCGAGGAATTGGTCGCCGATTTGTCGGCGGCCATCGAGAAGCGATTCGGCAAAAAGCCGTATCTGATCGCCGCTCGATTCCATCGCAAATTCATTGATCCGAATCGGCCACCGGAAATTGCCTACGAAAGTCCCAACGCGAAGCCGTTTTATGACCAATTCCATGATTCCGTGGCGGATGCCTGCAAACAAGTGCAGGGGAAATTCCAACGCGGATTGTTGCTGGATCTGCACGGCCAGGGATCGAAGCGCGATACGATCTTTCGCGGAACGCAAAATGGCAAAACGGTGAAACTGCTCATCGACCGCTATGGCAAGAAGGCCCAAGTCGGGCCGGAGAGTTTCTTTGGATTTCTGGCCAAGCACGGCTGCACGGTTTACCCCACCGATGATGGCAAGGAACAGGCCGGATTCACCGGTGGATACATCGTGCAAACCTATGGTAGCCACACGGGTTACGGCATTGATGCGATCCAACTCGAATGCGGGGCGGATTATCGGCTGAAGGATGTGCGCAAGCCCGCGGCAGAGAAAATCGCCGATTCCGTTGTCGATTATGCGATTCGCTATCTGGATTGGAAGTTTCCCGAGAAGCCGACCGCGACGCCTGCTCCGGTTGTCCCGAAATGATCGGCCAATGACACTCGCCACGATTCTCCCCCGCGCGTGGATACGAAGTGGAATCGTGGCGAGTCGAAAGTTCATGCAAAACCGAGCGGATCAAATCCATTCGGGATAGCGACGTCCGATCAGGCCCGCCCGTTGTTCCATGGTCAACGAGCGAAGAATCGTCGGGCCTTCCTGGGCCAGCAGATCCAGCGGTTGCGGGGAGGGGAGCATTTCGCCGCGATTGTTCCCCACGACGGCAACCACCGGTTGGGCCGGTTCGGGATATTCGCCCGGTCGATGCGGGTTGGCCAACACGCGAGCGATGCGACCATCGTTGAGTTCGACCAACGTGCCGACAGGGTAGAATGCCAGCAGAAACAGCCGTTCGGCGGCCGCGCGATCGAGTTTGTTGTGATCGGCTTCCATCAGCGTGTCGGTGAGCGCGGTGCGGGGATCATACGCTGGGCGGTGAGCCCGCGAACAGACCCGAGCGGCATATTCATCCGCCACCGCCAACAGCCGCGACAACGGCGCAATTTGATCGCCATGATGCCCTTGCGGATAGCCAGTTCCATCCATGCGTTCATGATGCGTGGCGATGGCGTCGGCCAATCCCGCGAGTTCCGGCAGATGCGTGGCGACCAAATCTGCCGACACATGGGCATGCGCTTCGATCTGGCGTTTCTGTTCGATCGACAACGGCCCCGGTTGGGCGAGCAGTTCCACCGGCACTCGGGCCATGCCAACATCATGCACCAGACAGAGCATCACGGCTTCAACGGGTGTGCAGCCCCATTCAGTGCTGGTGCCGATGAGTCGGGCCATGACTTGGGCGGTGGTCAAGGCGTGGCAGGCGATGAATCGCAACGGCGCGGGGAAGGTGACGCCCCCGGCGAAGGCTTGTGTGGCGGCCGGGGCATCGTGCAGAAACCGCATCGGTTTCCCGGCGTGGGCATCGTCCAGAATCGCTTGGGCGAGTCGGGCGAAATCGGCCAGCATCGGTTTGCTGCCGCGATCCAGTGCGAGCAGTAAGCCGCAAAGTGTGTCGATGCGTTGATGATCGGTGCGGCGATCGCTGATGGCGAGTCGCAGTCCGGCCAGACGTTCCCGAATGGCGACAATCACCGATTCCAGCCCTTCGCTGAGCCGCATTTGGGCGCTGGGCGATTCCGGGAACGTAACCACCATGCGCAGCGACACTTCCGCCATGGAGACCAATTCGCGGTAGAATGCGGCCAGCGGGTCGATGTCGTCGCTGGCGTGCGGCGGACCGGCAAGCAGTGGCTCATCGGCGAATGGTCGCAATTCCGCGATCAGCGCCCGGCCTTCTTCCATCAACCGACGAGCGCGAGCCGTCAACGCACTGGGCATCGCTTCGGCTACCGCTTCGCTGGTCGATTGCAGCGTGCGCAGCGAGCGTTCCAACAGGGCTTGTTGACGATTCGCCAAGTCGACTTGCTCATCCAACGGAGCGTCAGGCCCGGCCTGTTCTTCCAGGTGCGTGAGTTCTTCGCGGCTCAGGTCGTTTTCCGTCAAGGTCGGCATTTGCTCCAACTTGCGGCGAAACGTGCTGATCCGGTTCAGAAGCACTCGGCTGTCGCTCATCGTCGAATCCCCCTACAAAGAGCAACCGAGCGATCTCATACGGTTGCCCTGGATTGGATGTCTAGTCGAATTCATCGACCAGGGGCCGCAATCGACTTGAGAAAATTTGCCGGATGTGTCGATTGTGCGGGTGGAATGGGTGGGCTGGCTGCGCGGTGAAAAGCGACGGGATTCGGGGGATCACGCGGCGATTTTTCGGGCATTGCCTGTCAAATTGGCAGGTGGGCACTATAATGTTCACCAACGGCGGTTGGGAAATCCTGGCACAACCAAGATTGCACCCGGCCACCGGAATCGGCACACTTGTTTGGATGGGAAGGATGGCCCGGCGATGGCAAACTCTGCCCCGACTCCCAACACGTCCTCCGCGAACGCCTCGCCGACGGCGATCAGCGATGAGCCGTTGCGGGTGCTGGTCATCGATGATGAAAGTTTTCACGCGGAAACCGTCGCCGAAAGTCTCGAGCGACACAATTACATTTGTACCGTCGCCACCAGTGGCAAAGCCGGCGCGGCCAAAATCGAGCAGGATGATTTCGATGTCGTCCTCACCGATATGAAGATGGGCGATCTGGATGGGCTGGCGATTGTCCGCAAAGTCAAGCAGCATCTGCCCGAAGCAGAAGTGGTGGTGATTACTGGCTTTGGCGATGTCAAAACCGCCGTGCAAGCCATCAAAGAAGGCGCATCGCAATACTTGCTCAAGCCAATCGATTTGGGCGAACTGCGGGCGATGGTCGATAAGTCGGCGATGCGACTGCGATTGGCCCGTGCCAACCGCGAACTGCGTCAACAACTCGAAGAGAAATTCGGGTACGAAGGCGTGGTTGGCAATAGCCCGAAGATGCACCGAGTCATCGCGCAGTTGAAGGCGTATTCCAGCACGAATGCGACCGTGTTGATTCTGGGCGAGGCGGGGACCGGCAAGGAATTGGCGGCCAAGGCGCTGCATGTGAATTCGCCCCGAAAGAATAAGCCGTTCGTGGCGATGAATTGTGCCGCGCTCAATGAAAATTTGTTGGATGATGAGATGTTCGGCCACGAACCCGGAGCCTACACCGGGGGCGATCGCCTTCGCAAAGGGCGGTTCGAGTATGCCAACGGCGGCACGTTGTTTCTGGATGAAGTGGGCGATATGCCGCTGACGCTGCAAGCCAAGCTGCTGCGGGTGTTGGAGAATCACGAGGTCTACCGAATTGGCTCGAATGATCCCATCAAGGTGGATGTGCGGCTGATTTCGGCGACGAATCGCAATTTGGAATCGATGGTGGAAGAGGGGAAATTCCGCCGCGATTTGTACTACCGGCTGCGAGTGGGGACGGTGAAACTCCCCGCGTTGCGAGAACGCAAGGAAGATATTCCGCTGCTGGTGAGTCATTTTCTGAAGGATTTCAACCAGCGGCATAACAAAAAGGTGATGGGAATTTCCGAAGGGGTGCGTCGGGCGTTCGCCAGCTTCGATTGGCCGGGCAACGTCCGCGAGTTGCGCAATACCATCGAAAGCATGGTGGTTCTCGACACCGATGGCACGCTGAATACCGATGATCTGCCGGATATGGACGGCTTTCAATCGGCGGGTGGGGCAGCGGAATCGGCTCCCAAGGGGGCGGATGAACTGGTTGGGCGGCCACTGTCGGAAGTCGAGCGGTTCTACATGGAAAAAGCCCTGGAATTAACGCAGGGCAACCGCGAAGAAGCGGCCAAAATGTTGGGGATCGGCGAACGAACCCTGTATCGCGTGATTCAAGATTGGAAGTTGCAAGACAAGATCAAACAAGCACTCGCGGACGCCAATGGCGATATGGACGCCGCCGCCGCGAGCCTGGGAATGAAGGCCGATCAACTCGAACGCAAACTCAAGAAGCTGGGCGTGCGCGACGAAGAATGATCGGTCTGCCGATTCGATTCGTCGAGAGGATTCGCCATGCCGCGCATTCAGCAACTCACCCCGGCTGTCGTCAGTCAGATTGCCGCCGGGGAAGTCATCGAGCGTCCCTCCAGCGTACTCAAAGAATTGCTCGAGAATTCCATCGACGCTGGCAGCACCCGCATCGACATCGAATTGGAGCAGGGGGGCACCGAGCGACTCTGTGTCTTTGACAACGGCTGCGGCATCTTCGCCGACGATCTGCCGCTGGCATTCTCCAGCCACGCCACCAGCAAACTCACGCATGCCGATGATCTGTTCAAGATCGGCACGCTGGGATTTCGCGGCGAAGCGCTGGCTTCGATTGGCGGCGTGGCGCGGGTGTTGCTGCAATCGCGGCCGCCGGAGTGCGATCACGGAGCGGAAATCCGCTGCGAAGGCGGCGAACTTGGCACCATTCGACCCTGGAACGGAGCGGTGGGCACCCGAATCGAAGTCAAGCATCTGTTCTTCAATACGCCGGTACGCAAGAAGTTTTTGCGGGCGATTCCGACCGAGTTGGGCCACATTATCGATACCGTCATCCGCCTGGCGATGGCGTATCCGACCCTGCATTTGACGCTCAAGCACAACGGCAAACTGATTCATGAAATCCCCGCGACGATGGGTTTGACCGAGCGAATCGGCATGTTTTTTGGCGGCGATGTGCGGGAATCGCTCCGCGAAATCCGCTCCAATCCCGGCGGCATGGTCGATCTGTGGGGGTATATCGCCGATCCATCGTGCGATCGCGGCAACGCCAAACTGCAATATCTCTACGTCAACGGCCGCTGGATTCGGGATCGCAGTCTGAGCCACGCCATTCAGGAAGGCTACCGCAATCTCATCATGGTGGGGCGGTACCCCATCGCGTTTCTGTTTCTGGATATTCCGCCGGATCAGGTGGATGTCAACGTCCACCCGACCAAGGCAGAAGTGCGGTTTCGCGATTCCGGGGCGTTGTTTTCGCTGATTCGGCAAACGATTGCGAAGACGCTGTTGGGGTCGAACGCCATTCCCGCGCTGACGGTCCCCGCGCAACCGTCGGCGAAGTCGAGCGGGGCAAACTCGCCGGCGCAATCGGTGCCCGCGAGTGGGAATATCGCCGGGACGATTCCGCCGAAGCCGTTGCCGCCGATGCCAGAATCACCACCGCTGCCCTGGGAACGCCCCACGCCCCGTTCGGAATCGCGGCCCGTGCCCAAAGATTATCCGTTACCGGCATTCCTGAAGGATTTGCCCCCAAATCGGCCTGTGGTCGGCGAAAGTCTGACGGAGTCGGCGAATCAGCCGATTTCGGTACGCGAAGATGGCGAGATTGTCAGCCATGAGCCGACTTTGCCGACCGCGACGCCGACTTTGCCGGATTCGCCGAGCGCCGAGCAGCCTGCGGATTCATCGCCAGTGGCGTTCCCGGAGGTGCGGACGGCTCCCGATTGGGGATTGCCCGATCCGCCGCAGATTGCCGCGAAGCCGCTTCTGGAGGTGGCCGCCGGGGCGATTGCCCCTGCGAACGGGGCGGGAAATCAGCGTGCCATCCAGATTCACGATTCGTTTCTGGTTGTGGAGACGCCGGAAGGGATGCTGGTGATCGATCAGCATGCGTTGCACGAGCGGATTTTGTTCGAGCAATTGCAGCGTCGGGTGCGCAGTGGCAGTTTGGAGCGGCAACGGCTGCTCATCCCCGAGCCGATCGAACTCCCCGGCGGACAGGCGGCGGTTGTGCTGGAATATCGCGAAGAATTGCTCGATTTGGGGCTGGAAATCTCCGAATTTGGCGGGGGCACCATTCTGCTGGAATCGTATCCGGTGCTGCTGCATCGCTCGACGCCGTCCGCGATTCTGCAAGGGGCAATTGATTGCCTGCTGGCCAAAGATCGGCCCCCCACGCGCGATCAGTTGTTCAATCATCTGCTGGCAACGATGGCCTGCAAAGCGGCGGTCAAAGCTGGGGATCGACTCACGCCGGAAGAAATCCAGGCACTCATGGCCCAACGTCAACTGGCGGAGGATTCCACGCATTGCCCGCACGGGCGGCCCACATCTTTGGTGTTTAGTCGACAGGAATTGGAGAAACAATTCCGCCGAATCTGAGCATCAGATTGTCTATTCGCTACAATCGGCCCAAATTCTCGGCAAGTCGGGAGTTTTTTTGCATTCCGTGTCTAGTGAGTGGGGTTCTGCCCAACCTACAATGGAACCGGATTTGGCAGATTGGGTTGATTGGTAACGAGGTAGCAATCATGACGAGCATGTTGATGGGATTGGTGTTGGCGACGGAGATGGCGGTGGCTCAGCCGTTGCCGGGGAATGTGCCGCCTCCGTTTGTGTTACCGCCGGGTGCTGCGGTTCCGCCTCCGTTTGTGTTGGACGCTCCGCCAGCGCCGCTGCCGGGCTATTCCGGCTACGCTCCCGCGCCGGTGATTCCGGTACCGCCGCCGTCGTTGGCCCGCAAGCCGGCCCCGATTGTGCATCCGGCCCCGGATTGCTGCTCGCCGCCGACGATCATTCACCCGGTGGGTTGCGAAGTGTTGTCCGTGAAGGAATTCTTCACCTGCTTTGATGCCACGCCGGGCAAGCACATTGCCACGGTGCAGCATCCCACCAGCAAGAAGCCGGTGCAAATCTGCTTTGTGCTGCCCAATGCGTGTCTGAAAGAAGTGGATGTGAATCGCCGCAGCGTGGAATTTGAATACAAAGACGGCAAGGAAGTGACCGTTTTGTTCCGTTTGCTGCACAGCAAATGGGATGTCAAATACAACGATTGAGACCCCATGCTCGACCCGACGACGCTCGAGGATTATCTGGCCGCCGCGGAAGAAGCGGCCCGACGTGCGGCGGTAGTGTTGCACGAATGGCGGAAGCGATTCCAAGTCCGTGAGAAATCGCCTGCCGATCTGGTGACCGATGCCGATGTCGCCTCGCAAACGCTGATCAAGGCGTATTTGCAGGAGCGATTCCCCGGGCACGGGTTTCTCGGTGAAGAAGGAGCGGAGATTGACCCCGTCACGCGGGAACTCAAACCGCTCCCAGCCGATGCTCCCCCCACTTGGATTGTGGATCCCATTGATGGCACCGCGAACTACGTTCACGATGTGCCGTTTTATTGCATCTCCATCGGCTTATGGTTGCAAGGCGACCTGCGCGTGGGGGTGGTCTATGATCCGCGAATGAACGAAATGTTCTCCGCCGCACAGGGGTTGGGTGCCAAGCTCAACGGCGAACCGATTCACGTCAGCCCGATTACCACGCTGCGCGAATCGATGCTCTCCACCGGCTTCCCCGCCGACCCGACCCGCAGCATGAAGAATGTGAACTGGTGGCGGAAGTTTACCGAACGCACGCAATCGCTGCGGCGGACGGGTTCCACGGCGTTGAACATGGCCTACGTCGCCGCTGGCCGATTCGATGCCTATTGGGCGTTTGACAATTTCGTCTGGGATGTTGCCGGTGGTGTGGTGCTGGTCCGCGAAGCGGGCGGGCAGATTACGCTGGTCGATGGTGGGGCGTATGATCCGTTCCGATACGATATCATCGCCACCAATGGGGCCATCCACGCGGAATGTCTGGAAGTGCTGAAAGATCCGCCTGAAAATCTGTAACCGCGGGATCCCGAGTCCCCCACTCTCCCTGGGGACTCGGAACGACTGTCGGCGATTCGCAAATCGGACTTTA
This DNA window, taken from Tuwongella immobilis, encodes the following:
- a CDS encoding HD-GYP domain-containing protein, which gives rise to MSDSRVLLNRISTFRRKLEQMPTLTENDLSREELTHLEEQAGPDAPLDEQVDLANRQQALLERSLRTLQSTSEAVAEAMPSALTARARRLMEEGRALIAELRPFADEPLLAGPPHASDDIDPLAAFYRELVSMAEVSLRMVVTFPESPSAQMRLSEGLESVIVAIRERLAGLRLAISDRRTDHQRIDTLCGLLLALDRGSKPMLADFARLAQAILDDAHAGKPMRFLHDAPAATQAFAGGVTFPAPLRFIACHALTTAQVMARLIGTSTEWGCTPVEAVMLCLVHDVGMARVPVELLAQPGPLSIEQKRQIEAHAHVSADLVATHLPELAGLADAIATHHERMDGTGYPQGHHGDQIAPLSRLLAVADEYAARVCSRAHRPAYDPRTALTDTLMEADHNKLDRAAAERLFLLAFYPVGTLVELNDGRIARVLANPHRPGEYPEPAQPVVAVVGNNRGEMLPSPQPLDLLAQEGPTILRSLTMEQRAGLIGRRYPEWI
- a CDS encoding DUF4198 domain-containing protein → MLSQRILNGGMLTLLMGLSLGMTGCGDPYKLVPAQGVVQIDGKPAGNITVQLMPDSLRGAEGPTSFGTTDATGKFTLRTYDGRDGAVIGPHLVTLVDNDEERPAQGKAPTRAPRLASRFAIPSPKGISVEVKEGGEPLTITASAR
- a CDS encoding RidA family protein, giving the protein MSRRLISSGSPFEAEIGYSRAVVDGDWVFVSGTTGFNYQTMTISESLVEQTEQCLKNIEAALQQAGSSLADVVRITYVLPDASEFQSIWPVLKKYLGDVRPAAMVMSAGLLDAKMKIEIEVTARIGSGSRKVS
- a CDS encoding N-formylglutamate amidohydrolase, with translation MISLRWLRRAFAAIGLILMVVSVSRSADPMPILPSDRVTVQRGEIPIILTAPHGGTLELPNVPERKGIGLEKGAKGFFTGRDTGTEELVADLSAAIEKRFGKKPYLIAARFHRKFIDPNRPPEIAYESPNAKPFYDQFHDSVADACKQVQGKFQRGLLLDLHGQGSKRDTIFRGTQNGKTVKLLIDRYGKKAQVGPESFFGFLAKHGCTVYPTDDGKEQAGFTGGYIVQTYGSHTGYGIDAIQLECGADYRLKDVRKPAAEKIADSVVDYAIRYLDWKFPEKPTATPAPVVPK
- a CDS encoding serine/threonine protein kinase codes for the protein MDEAIINQPILGTTRYRIVRRVMGLRSSGQTAVFEAIDRETGQIVALKQWFFRRAEDAERATAFVQQSRQLLGEFGDHLVRIRDVLDLPQHPTWVMDWVEGRSLAACLARSDRIGAGEVLRIGREIAHGLAQLHAAGQCHGDLRPEHCWLCDAGTPFARSGSVRLLDYGMGAFAPRDSTADSAPAPRHFYRAAECWSPASPNDWEAHSIDCTGRTASGHGSPQADWFALGVILYRAFTGRFPFEGRTLAALEAAIRRGQPIPIRRFRRDLPHSVCQRVQSLLSVDPDRRGKSSMQLAADLEREAARLLSGESDRYRWRTVLFPIGVMAILLGGLAGWQSRKLPSAVSQDGAGAAIATHSESVAPEIQHVNAAPQFWNGRHSRVALHLTADDLEHWAMECDASEFRVVAITGWSWDGEERFSAAAVANPQRVSWLIRHRDNADLQTVSGLRTQGYQPLAIRSYRRENQIWRAAIWTNALPRVPVFYCSGEAVLRRTWADLRKRGLTPIHLGASDLGRAAVQFDLTATAAAGIEDWHVECGLTNMQAQEWHRQHLPPRADGWRLQSMAAYRSTDATADAEPRYALLAHREIGGASASAAVWGFSPAEFFAECQQQDSAGWQLAGLTCHAEAAGLRFSAIWHRD
- a CDS encoding DUF1559 domain-containing protein, with protein sequence MRLRMRPGFTLIELLVVIAIIAILIGLLLPAVQKVRDAAARMSCQNNLKQLGLGAHNFELTEGSFPSGYTQDRIPAPSGAFQGHSAFYFLLPYIEQQNLFTSMDAAVPLNNRSATAGIRAGAVVKTYICPSDVGVATGQPLPFPSTGTPTEFYGATSYRLNGGSRPIFATSATNDGVFMATGSAARRATGAPAGNRVRITEILDGTSNTLMFGEMHHFDPNFDSFTAIGYNSGSTIAGWSRWYPAGGDAGLGNLMFGAFAPINYRTPFAAGGAGAPGSQGAWFIFQDQRLNALGSGHTGGANVCFSDGSVRFLTDRTPQTTLALMCQRADGQVIPE
- a CDS encoding sigma-54-dependent transcriptional regulator, translating into MANSAPTPNTSSANASPTAISDEPLRVLVIDDESFHAETVAESLERHNYICTVATSGKAGAAKIEQDDFDVVLTDMKMGDLDGLAIVRKVKQHLPEAEVVVITGFGDVKTAVQAIKEGASQYLLKPIDLGELRAMVDKSAMRLRLARANRELRQQLEEKFGYEGVVGNSPKMHRVIAQLKAYSSTNATVLILGEAGTGKELAAKALHVNSPRKNKPFVAMNCAALNENLLDDEMFGHEPGAYTGGDRLRKGRFEYANGGTLFLDEVGDMPLTLQAKLLRVLENHEVYRIGSNDPIKVDVRLISATNRNLESMVEEGKFRRDLYYRLRVGTVKLPALRERKEDIPLLVSHFLKDFNQRHNKKVMGISEGVRRAFASFDWPGNVRELRNTIESMVVLDTDGTLNTDDLPDMDGFQSAGGAAESAPKGADELVGRPLSEVERFYMEKALELTQGNREEAAKMLGIGERTLYRVIQDWKLQDKIKQALADANGDMDAAAASLGMKADQLERKLKKLGVRDEE